Within the Syntrophomonadaceae bacterium genome, the region CCTTGAAGAATTTTTGATGCATCGTGGCATTTCAAATCGGCTTCATTGTTTTTACAATATTGATTATGTAATGACGCCGGAAGAGTTTCTATTGCGCAGCACATGCGAGTGTGCGCTCCGTAGATACCCCATTGTATTTATACAAGTAAAAGATGGGCGAGTCATCAGCGTTACAGAAGAGTTTCTGTTTACACAGTAGAACTGGAGTCTTGCGAAGCAAACAGTCAAATAAAATACGCGAAAGAGGGGGAATTATGGGGACACCATACCGGGAATTATGGGGACACCATACCGAATTATGGGCTAGAAGTTAGGCCCCTTTTCTTTTCGGGGGTCTTTGAGGCTGGGTTTATGCGGTCACAAATCCTATCCCAATATCGTTTCAAAGCTTGCAAGGAAACTTTCGTCTGCTAGATAATCTAGTATGGTGTCCCCATAATTCCCGAATTATGGGTTAGAAGTTAGGCCCCTTTACTTTTCGAGGGCCTTTGAGGCTAGATTTTCGGGTAAGGGAACACTATCAACTGGCCTGCCGCTTTCTGGAACATCCGGAAAAAATGCCATGCTATTTGCTGAATGTGCATGACGAATGAATCATTTTTTTAGTTGAGTAAGATTGTTTGCCAAGGAAAAATTGCTTCTACTTCACATAAATCGTTACTAAACAATCCATAAAATATGGAAATGAACAAAATCGGCAAAGCATAACCTATGTTACTGCAGTGAAATCAAAGGTTCTTAAATATTTTAACTTTGGAGGGATAATCAATGAATAAATGGTGGGGAGCAGTTTTTCTTCTTACGATTCTTATACTAAGTTGTATTGTGACAGAAGGAAAAGCTGCGCAGGCAGCTACTGTAATTTTAAATGGAAAAGAAATGAAATTCGATGTATCGCCAGTTCAGGTAAAAGGTAACGTGCTCATACCTTTACGGTTAACAATCGAGTCTATGGGAGGGTGGGTTGTTTGGCATGGGAAAGGACGAATAACAGCCGGTATAGAAGGAAAAAGTGTAGAATTCATTATTGGGGAGAAAACCGCTATAAGAAATGGCTTGCATTTAACTTTATCCTATCCACCTGCTCTTATTAATAGACGGGTGCTGGTCCCATTTGAATTATTTTCTAAAGCATTTAATGCCGAAGTAAGCTCTAATTTGCAAACAAATCAAGTGCTGATTAATTATAAAAATGAAGATACATTGAAAGCTAAAGCACAAGTTCTCCACTATTTAGAACTGCTGGAACAAGCGTTTTCAAGGAATGTGTCTCAACAAGAATGGCTTGATGTGCTTTCCATGTCTGCATTAACAAACATTCGTGGGCCGCAACTTGAAAATCGCTTTGCCGGCTGTACCATTTCGTATCCTAGAATATTGACGTGGAGGCATGGCATGACGGATTCTGGCCCAGGAGCAATTTTAGTTACAGCCAGCTACCTGATAAACTATCCTAACCATCATAAAAATCCGGGCCTGAATATCTGGCATAAAGAAGTGTTTACTGTCATCAAAGAACAAGGCAAATGGGTGATTGACTCCACTCGGGAAAAACTGCGTCATTACTCCGACCTTCCAAGGTATGTCTTGAGCCAGGAGGAAGCTGTAGAATTGGAGCGTAACTGGCAGCGCAATAACCATTATACGAAAAAGGAAATACTGGAACTGAACCGGACTCTGACAGACCCGGCTTTGCGTTTGGTTTATGCGTCGCATAACTGGGATGGTCCGGTGGAAGCTATGCCATCTGAGCAGAAGGCGAAATACTATCAGATAAAAAGCCTTTTCTTGCCTGA harbors:
- a CDS encoding copper amine oxidase N-terminal domain-containing protein; this encodes MNKWWGAVFLLTILILSCIVTEGKAAQAATVILNGKEMKFDVSPVQVKGNVLIPLRLTIESMGGWVVWHGKGRITAGIEGKSVEFIIGEKTAIRNGLHLTLSYPPALINRRVLVPFELFSKAFNAEVSSNLQTNQVLINYKNEDTLKAKAQVLHYLELLEQAFSRNVSQQEWLDVLSMSALTNIRGPQLENRFAGCTISYPRILTWRHGMTDSGPGAILVTASYLINYPNHHKNPGLNIWHKEVFTVIKEQGKWVIDSTREKLRHYSDLPRYVLSQEEAVELERNWQRNNHYTKKEILELNRTLTDPALRLVYASHNWDGPVEAMPSEQKAKYYQIKSLFLPEVINSPGWNAFIGITARYDLFFQVLQSASSEDTVQLRLVADLFAQSWFVPAFMDVELKKEDNAWRISKISNVSAYDSAYQLKIKDPEKFKMLATLYNFWRVRAEWFGIDESFVTL